A genome region from Micromonospora peucetia includes the following:
- a CDS encoding ArsR/SmtB family transcription factor, whose protein sequence is MPNYGGSLDRVFQALTDGTRRVMVERLIRGPASVSELAGPLEMSLPAVMQHVQVLEACGLVRSEKIGRVRTCRIEPDVLRAAEDWLAEQRTSWERRLDRLGDHLLDDPGTPEQGNL, encoded by the coding sequence ATGCCTAACTATGGCGGATCGCTGGACCGGGTCTTCCAGGCGCTCACGGATGGGACCCGCCGGGTGATGGTGGAGCGCCTGATCCGCGGGCCGGCGTCGGTCAGCGAACTGGCCGGGCCACTGGAGATGTCGCTACCGGCGGTCATGCAGCACGTCCAGGTGCTGGAAGCCTGCGGGCTGGTCAGATCCGAGAAGATCGGCCGCGTCCGCACCTGCCGCATCGAGCCGGACGTGCTGCGGGCGGCCGAGGACTGGCTTGCCGAACAGCGCACCTCCTGGGAACGGCGCCTGGACCGACTCGGCGACCACCTGCTCGATGACCCCGGCACACCGGAGCAAGGGAACTTGTGA
- a CDS encoding SRPBCC family protein — MVRTDRASRVIAAPPATVYGALLDRESLEAWLAPDGMRGRIERWDPRPGGGFRMVLTYLDSAGSPGKTSAATDVVDVGFADLVPPERVVQRAVFEADDPSYAGTMTMTWHFAPTGTGTEVTVTATDVPPGIDQAVHEAGIASSLANLASYVEAAD; from the coding sequence ATGGTAAGAACCGACCGCGCCAGCCGGGTGATCGCGGCACCACCGGCGACCGTCTACGGCGCCCTGCTCGACCGGGAGTCGCTTGAGGCCTGGCTGGCACCGGACGGCATGCGCGGGCGAATCGAGCGGTGGGATCCTCGGCCCGGTGGCGGGTTCCGGATGGTCCTCACGTACCTCGACTCCGCCGGCAGCCCCGGCAAGACGTCAGCTGCGACGGATGTCGTCGACGTGGGGTTTGCCGACCTGGTGCCACCGGAGCGCGTGGTGCAGCGGGCCGTGTTCGAGGCTGACGATCCGTCGTACGCGGGCACCATGACGATGACCTGGCACTTCGCTCCCACCGGTACGGGGACCGAGGTGACCGTTACCGCCACGGACGTGCCACCCGGCATCGACCAAGCGGTCCACGAGGCCGGGATCGCCTCCTCGCTGGCCAATCTGGCGTCGTACGTCGAGGCGGCTGACTGA
- a CDS encoding sensor histidine kinase, translated as MPAVAAPSTSPTTLDSPAGGAFALIFTRMPALLRLTCGLVGAVVALSVRTPPVEPALLFPAIAALTAWSLWYGVRALRRGIDRWMVVGDVAATTATCLAIPVLVAPEVLPGEGSWIAILASTTVISAQATAPARWSVPAGLLVTAAYAAGAHSAGHPDEATAHAATLLVQTACAAVMTAIMRRRLGRADDTFVAHQRLTREALVARRAREAERRQNRDLHDTALATLTMVGLGAVAGPSAALRERCAADLRTLTALADARTAPAEGPVLLDERLRAVRARLPELPVTTELAACAVPAPVAEALAESAYAALSNVVRHAPGATAALRLARVADTVVVELTDDGPGFDPAGVPTHRYGLRESVRGRMSTVGGHVEIHSRPGAGTRIRLEWSGAD; from the coding sequence ATGCCGGCCGTTGCCGCCCCGAGCACGTCGCCGACCACGCTGGACAGCCCGGCCGGTGGCGCGTTCGCCCTCATCTTCACCCGCATGCCGGCGCTGCTGCGGCTGACCTGCGGCCTGGTCGGCGCGGTGGTCGCCCTGTCGGTGCGCACGCCGCCCGTCGAGCCCGCCCTGTTGTTCCCGGCCATCGCGGCGCTGACCGCCTGGTCGCTCTGGTACGGCGTCCGCGCGCTGCGGCGCGGCATCGATCGCTGGATGGTGGTCGGCGACGTGGCCGCGACCACCGCCACCTGCCTGGCGATCCCGGTGCTGGTGGCCCCGGAGGTGCTGCCCGGCGAGGGAAGCTGGATCGCGATCCTCGCGAGCACCACCGTGATCAGCGCGCAGGCGACCGCCCCGGCGCGTTGGTCGGTCCCGGCAGGGCTGCTGGTCACCGCCGCCTACGCGGCCGGCGCGCACTCCGCCGGCCACCCCGACGAGGCCACCGCGCACGCCGCGACGCTGCTGGTGCAGACGGCCTGCGCGGCGGTGATGACCGCCATCATGCGGCGGCGCCTCGGCCGGGCCGACGACACGTTCGTCGCGCACCAGCGGCTCACAAGGGAGGCGCTGGTCGCCCGGCGGGCCCGGGAGGCGGAACGGCGGCAGAACCGGGACCTGCACGACACGGCGCTGGCCACGCTGACCATGGTCGGGCTGGGCGCGGTGGCCGGCCCGTCCGCCGCGCTGCGCGAACGGTGCGCCGCCGACCTGCGTACCCTCACCGCGCTGGCCGACGCGCGGACGGCTCCCGCCGAGGGACCGGTGCTGTTGGACGAGCGGCTGCGGGCGGTGCGAGCCCGGCTGCCCGAGCTGCCGGTCACCACCGAACTGGCGGCCTGTGCGGTGCCGGCGCCGGTCGCGGAGGCGCTCGCCGAGAGCGCCTACGCCGCACTGTCCAACGTGGTCCGGCACGCGCCGGGCGCGACCGCCGCGCTGCGGCTGGCCCGGGTCGCCGACACCGTCGTGGTCGAGCTCACCGACGACGGTCCCGGCTTCGACCCGGCCGGCGTTCCGACGCACCGGTACGGGCTGCGCGAGTCGGTACGCGGCCGGATGTCCACGGTCGGCGGGCACGTCGAGATCCACTCCCGGCCCGGCGCCGGCACCCGGATCCGGTTGGAGTGGTCCGGTGCCGACTGA
- a CDS encoding alpha/beta hydrolase, translated as MEPDVLGPPYERQTIDLGTDDEGPVVATLVRRRADRPTGRAVLYTHGFTDYFFQGHLGDFFAERGWDFYALDLRKYGRSLLPHQTPNFCRDLSDHFPELDAAAKIIRADDGHDTLLAMGHSTGGLIMPLWAHARRDAGVIDGLFLNSPFFDINAPWLVRRPLAAAVGRLARRAPRRVLPFGLGTVYSESLHAEHHGEWNYDLTWKPLAGFPVRAGWLNAVRTAQRQLRAGLDIQVPVLLACSTRSFKGKKWHESAALADAVLDVEHMVRWAPRLGRHVTLARFDGGMHDLTLSGPAVREKVFEEVGRWADAFFDAGPTVRVGERPPASRQPADEAGPANYPAQGG; from the coding sequence GTGGAACCGGACGTGCTGGGCCCGCCGTACGAGCGGCAGACGATCGACCTGGGCACCGACGACGAGGGCCCGGTGGTCGCCACCCTGGTCCGTCGCCGGGCCGACCGCCCGACGGGTCGGGCGGTGCTCTACACGCACGGCTTCACCGACTACTTCTTCCAGGGCCACCTCGGCGACTTCTTCGCCGAGCGGGGCTGGGACTTCTACGCCCTCGACCTGCGCAAGTACGGCCGCAGCCTGCTGCCCCACCAGACACCGAACTTCTGCCGTGACCTCAGCGACCACTTCCCCGAGCTGGACGCCGCCGCGAAGATCATCCGTGCGGACGACGGGCACGACACGCTACTCGCGATGGGCCACTCCACCGGCGGCCTGATCATGCCGCTCTGGGCGCACGCCCGTCGCGACGCCGGGGTCATCGACGGGCTCTTCCTGAACAGCCCGTTCTTCGACATCAACGCCCCGTGGCTGGTGCGCCGGCCCCTCGCGGCGGCCGTTGGCCGGCTGGCCCGCCGGGCGCCGCGCCGGGTCCTGCCGTTCGGGCTCGGCACGGTCTACAGCGAGAGCCTCCACGCCGAGCACCACGGCGAGTGGAACTACGACCTGACGTGGAAGCCGCTCGCCGGGTTCCCCGTCCGGGCCGGCTGGCTGAACGCCGTCCGCACCGCCCAGCGGCAGCTCCGCGCCGGCCTGGACATCCAGGTGCCGGTGCTGCTCGCCTGCTCGACCCGCTCGTTCAAGGGCAAGAAGTGGCACGAGTCGGCCGCCCTCGCCGACGCCGTCCTGGACGTCGAGCACATGGTCCGCTGGGCGCCCCGCCTCGGCCGGCACGTCACCCTGGCGCGCTTCGACGGTGGCATGCACGACCTCACGCTCTCCGGCCCCGCCGTACGCGAAAAGGTCTTCGAGGAGGTCGGACGCTGGGCCGACGCGTTCTTCGACGCCGGGCCGACGGTCCGCGTCGGGGAGCGCCCACCGGCGAGCCGGCAGCCGGCGGACGAGGCCGGCCCGGCGAACTACCCCGCGCAGGGTGGCTGA
- a CDS encoding response regulator transcription factor, with the protein MGADPVAGVTGGRHVGVAIVDDHPVVIEGVRVWLSAEPRLIVLATGDDPDAVLRAAPGADVLLLDLRLHGRMALDKLAELSAAGRRVVVYSEHTDPQTMLAALDAGAVAFLAKHEGREHCVATVLAAASDRPYVPPALAGAIVGDPRPDRPALSDKEREALLLWFQSMSKASVARRMRISEHTVKQYVDRARIKYTRAGRPAATKAALLARAIEDGLVRPEEIGIYRSQASYDRPTP; encoded by the coding sequence ATGGGCGCAGACCCGGTGGCAGGGGTGACCGGCGGGCGGCACGTCGGCGTGGCGATCGTGGACGACCATCCGGTCGTCATCGAGGGCGTACGCGTCTGGCTCTCCGCCGAGCCCCGGCTGATCGTGCTGGCGACCGGCGACGACCCGGACGCCGTGCTGCGGGCCGCCCCCGGTGCCGATGTGCTCCTGCTCGACCTACGGCTGCACGGGCGGATGGCCCTGGACAAGCTCGCCGAGCTGAGCGCGGCCGGCCGGCGGGTGGTGGTCTACTCGGAGCACACCGATCCGCAGACGATGCTCGCCGCCCTGGACGCTGGGGCGGTCGCGTTCCTGGCCAAGCACGAGGGGCGGGAGCACTGCGTGGCCACCGTGCTGGCCGCCGCCAGCGACCGCCCGTACGTGCCGCCGGCGCTCGCCGGGGCGATCGTGGGCGACCCCCGGCCGGACCGGCCCGCCCTGTCCGACAAGGAACGTGAAGCGTTGCTGCTGTGGTTCCAGTCGATGTCGAAGGCATCGGTGGCCCGTCGGATGCGGATCAGCGAGCACACCGTCAAGCAGTACGTCGACCGGGCGCGGATAAAGTACACCCGGGCGGGGCGACCGGCCGCCACGAAGGCGGCACTGCTCGCCCGGGCGATCGAGGACGGCCTAGTCCGACCGGAGGAGATCGGCATCTACCGGTCACAGGCTTCCTACGACCGGCCGACCCCCTAA
- a CDS encoding aminoglycoside adenylyltransferase family protein: MDQIQEIVGLVGQVLGSEVVGTYLHGSSVLGGLKPASDVDVLVVSRRCMNDQERRDLLEGLFRISGSPNQARPVELAVVVQSEVRPWRFPPSCDFLYGEWLRHEFEASGPPQPEPMPDLALLITMVLAGDHSLTGPPPARVLDPVPHTDLVRATVAGIPGLLQDLDDDTRNVLLTFARIWTTLATGQIRSKDAAADWALARLPPEHRPVLQHAKELYLNRRYSEESWSDELRAQVRPHADRVLAEIDRLRQR; this comes from the coding sequence GTGGATCAGATTCAGGAGATCGTCGGGCTGGTCGGCCAGGTGCTGGGTTCCGAGGTCGTCGGCACCTACCTGCACGGCTCCTCGGTGCTTGGCGGCCTCAAACCGGCCAGTGACGTGGACGTTCTCGTCGTCTCCCGTCGGTGCATGAACGATCAGGAACGGCGGGATCTCCTCGAGGGACTCTTCAGAATCTCCGGTTCCCCGAACCAGGCTCGCCCCGTTGAACTCGCCGTGGTCGTTCAGTCGGAGGTGCGCCCGTGGCGTTTCCCGCCGAGCTGCGACTTCCTGTACGGCGAGTGGCTACGCCACGAGTTCGAGGCCAGCGGGCCGCCTCAGCCGGAACCGATGCCGGACCTGGCCCTGCTGATCACGATGGTGCTGGCCGGCGATCATTCCCTCACCGGTCCGCCACCGGCGCGGGTCCTCGATCCGGTTCCGCACACGGACCTGGTTCGTGCGACCGTGGCGGGCATCCCAGGCCTGCTCCAGGACCTGGACGACGACACCCGCAACGTCCTGCTGACCTTCGCCCGTATCTGGACCACCCTCGCCACCGGCCAGATCAGATCGAAGGACGCTGCCGCGGACTGGGCGCTGGCCCGACTCCCACCAGAGCACCGCCCCGTCCTGCAACACGCCAAGGAGCTGTACCTCAACCGCCGATACTCCGAGGAGAGCTGGAGTGACGAGCTGAGGGCCCAGGTACGCCCGCACGCAGACCGGGTCCTCGCCGAGATCGACCGGCTGCGTCAACGGTAA
- a CDS encoding SRPBCC family protein, with product MIDRSVTHATFTLERLYLARAARVFAAWADPKVKARWFSTPDADHELDFRIGGREVNRSRPDSGPSLTFESLYRDIVPDERIVYSSVLHVGEDLAAASLTTVVFCPAEGGTRLVLTEQGTFLDGREEPSWREFGTGDWLDALGVALGAGGPG from the coding sequence ATGATCGACCGTTCTGTCACGCACGCCACGTTCACCCTCGAACGTCTCTACCTGGCCCGGGCGGCCCGGGTCTTCGCCGCCTGGGCCGACCCGAAGGTGAAGGCCCGGTGGTTCTCCACGCCCGACGCCGACCACGAGCTGGACTTCCGGATCGGGGGCCGGGAGGTCAACCGCAGCCGCCCGGACAGCGGCCCATCGTTGACCTTCGAGTCGTTGTACCGCGACATCGTCCCGGACGAGCGCATCGTCTACAGCTCTGTGCTGCACGTGGGGGAGGACCTCGCGGCGGCGTCGCTGACGACCGTGGTGTTCTGCCCGGCCGAGGGGGGCACGCGACTGGTCCTCACCGAGCAGGGCACCTTCCTCGATGGCCGTGAGGAGCCCTCCTGGCGGGAGTTCGGCACCGGCGACTGGCTCGACGCGCTGGGCGTCGCGCTGGGTGCGGGAGGGCCCGGGTGA
- a CDS encoding trypsin-like serine peptidase encodes MLQNLRRGLIVITAFSVAVASAAGPAGAADPSSAQTGSAASAPAQLSPDVARKAKGTDPAARNRVLTEYWTPERMRNARPMETVLRETVKPTPLRAGTGIDRAQKPVIVPPAAPTVEPLAEAATTTVNDVVAPNAIPPIEPPPVTGPNTYRPDYPTGHKVARTMGKVFFTMGGQDAVCSAGVVTSPGKALVWTAGHCVHGGGSGGAWARNWIFVPNYTLLSSGNPVAPYGIWYATALFADRAWVDHKTQHSDVGAAIMQFRADKLIQNVVGAQGIAFSLPYYPAVTAFGYPADAPFNGELLWRADSHSFDAGASIIFMQNQMNGGSSGGYWLSGFNGESGLVNGHNSFMVDNAKGFMFSPYYGLSTSAFYNEVKDYTPAS; translated from the coding sequence ATGCTCCAAAATTTGCGCCGCGGTCTCATCGTGATCACAGCGTTCTCTGTGGCCGTGGCCTCGGCGGCGGGGCCGGCAGGCGCGGCTGACCCCTCGTCGGCGCAGACGGGATCGGCGGCCAGCGCTCCGGCCCAGCTCAGCCCCGATGTGGCCCGCAAGGCCAAGGGTACCGACCCTGCCGCCCGCAACCGGGTACTGACCGAGTACTGGACTCCGGAGCGGATGCGCAACGCCCGCCCGATGGAGACGGTGCTGCGTGAGACCGTGAAGCCCACCCCCCTCCGGGCCGGGACCGGGATCGATCGCGCCCAGAAGCCTGTCATCGTTCCACCGGCCGCCCCGACGGTCGAACCCCTGGCGGAGGCCGCCACGACCACCGTGAACGATGTCGTGGCCCCCAACGCCATCCCGCCCATCGAGCCACCTCCGGTCACCGGCCCCAACACCTACCGGCCCGACTACCCGACGGGTCACAAGGTGGCCCGGACAATGGGCAAGGTCTTCTTCACCATGGGCGGGCAGGACGCGGTCTGCTCGGCCGGGGTGGTGACCAGCCCCGGCAAGGCGCTGGTGTGGACCGCCGGCCACTGCGTGCACGGTGGTGGCAGTGGTGGTGCCTGGGCTCGCAACTGGATCTTCGTACCGAACTACACCCTGCTTTCTTCCGGGAACCCTGTCGCCCCCTACGGCATCTGGTACGCCACTGCCTTGTTCGCCGATCGCGCCTGGGTCGACCACAAAACGCAGCACAGTGACGTGGGTGCAGCGATCATGCAATTCCGCGCTGACAAGCTGATCCAAAATGTGGTGGGCGCGCAGGGCATCGCCTTCAGCCTGCCCTATTATCCGGCTGTCACCGCTTTCGGATACCCGGCCGACGCGCCGTTCAACGGGGAACTTCTGTGGCGGGCCGACAGTCATTCATTCGACGCTGGAGCCAGCATCATCTTCATGCAGAACCAGATGAACGGCGGATCCTCGGGCGGCTACTGGCTGTCTGGCTTCAACGGCGAATCCGGCCTGGTGAACGGGCACAACAGCTTCATGGTGGACAACGCGAAGGGATTCATGTTCTCGCCCTACTACGGGTTGAGCACGAGCGCTTTCTACAACGAGGTGAAGGACTACACTCCCGCCTCATGA
- a CDS encoding pyridoxamine 5'-phosphate oxidase family protein yields the protein MPGRDPVAELGPFSDSGADATPWPTVLRELQQARLFWLSTVRPDGRPHVTPLLAVWTGGALYFATGDQERKTRNLHGNRHCVMTTGTNVLDGLDITIEGRAELVRDPAERGTTADAYEGKYGDLLTSPDGTWHGLGDTIRSGEVLLYRVDPETGFAFGKGEAYSQTRYRFPH from the coding sequence ATGCCTGGCCGTGACCCAGTTGCCGAGCTCGGCCCCTTCAGCGATTCGGGCGCCGACGCGACCCCCTGGCCGACCGTACTGCGTGAGCTCCAGCAGGCGCGACTGTTCTGGCTGTCCACCGTTCGCCCCGATGGTCGGCCCCACGTGACACCGTTGTTGGCCGTCTGGACCGGCGGCGCCCTGTACTTCGCCACCGGCGACCAGGAGCGCAAGACGCGTAACCTCCACGGCAACCGCCACTGCGTCATGACCACCGGCACGAACGTCCTGGACGGTCTCGACATCACCATCGAGGGACGTGCCGAGTTGGTGCGCGACCCGGCTGAACGCGGCACCACCGCCGACGCCTACGAGGGAAAGTACGGCGACCTGCTGACGAGCCCGGACGGCACCTGGCACGGCCTCGGTGACACGATCCGCTCCGGCGAGGTCCTGCTGTACCGCGTCGACCCGGAGACCGGATTCGCCTTCGGAAAGGGCGAGGCGTACAGCCAGACCCGCTACCGCTTCCCGCACTGA
- a CDS encoding HPF/RaiA family ribosome-associated protein translates to MSAVANPATVAECLRVGAGFSQGDRNWIAEQFATLDARLASFHADATELEVMVKDREAKGQKVTLECWIAGRQKIVTTSAEEDLHAALNDVRDDLRRKLNDSKTKQEPRHNKHLRDVPQPVAEAEPDTDPTRAEAETV, encoded by the coding sequence ATGAGCGCCGTCGCGAACCCGGCCACCGTGGCGGAGTGCCTGCGGGTCGGCGCGGGGTTCTCCCAGGGCGACCGGAACTGGATCGCGGAGCAGTTCGCCACGCTCGACGCCCGGTTGGCCAGCTTCCATGCCGACGCCACCGAGCTTGAGGTGATGGTCAAGGACCGCGAGGCCAAGGGCCAGAAGGTCACCCTGGAGTGCTGGATCGCCGGCCGCCAGAAGATCGTCACCACCTCCGCCGAGGAGGACCTGCACGCCGCGCTCAACGACGTCCGCGACGACCTGCGGCGGAAGCTGAACGACTCGAAGACGAAGCAGGAGCCGCGGCACAACAAGCACCTGCGCGACGTCCCCCAGCCGGTCGCCGAGGCCGAGCCCGACACGGACCCGACGCGCGCCGAGGCCGAAACCGTCTGA
- a CDS encoding cobalamin biosynthesis protein — protein MRQATPVATVAGLVAGYALDALLGDPRRYHPVAGFGRAAGALERRMHRPDRAAGAAFTALAVGAPVLLGVAATVATRRRPVARAALVAAGTWTVLGGRTLRHEATVMGRALRAGDLPAARQRLGHLCGRDPSALDEPELARATVESVAENTSDAVVAPLLWGAVAGLPGLLGYRAANTLDAMVGHRSPRYARFGTPAARLDDLLNLVPARLTGLLTVAVAPTAHGDRERAWRVWRRDRNDHPSPNAGQCEAAMAGALGVRLGGRNVYFGRSEVRPFLGDGPRPEARHLKRAARISGAVGLAALVLAAAYPLTLGRLAGAVGRRAAGRVTFGRRAAGRVTFGRRGLGRGTAGGHLAGGVGGGAGRGSER, from the coding sequence GTGCGACAGGCGACGCCGGTGGCGACCGTGGCGGGACTGGTCGCGGGGTACGCCCTCGACGCGCTCCTCGGAGATCCCCGCCGGTATCACCCTGTGGCCGGCTTCGGCCGTGCCGCCGGGGCCCTTGAACGGCGGATGCATCGCCCGGACCGGGCAGCCGGGGCGGCGTTCACCGCGCTGGCCGTCGGTGCACCGGTGCTGCTGGGGGTGGCCGCCACGGTCGCCACCCGACGTCGGCCGGTTGCCCGGGCGGCCCTGGTCGCGGCCGGTACCTGGACGGTGCTGGGCGGGCGTACCCTGCGGCATGAGGCCACCGTGATGGGGCGTGCGCTGCGCGCCGGTGACCTGCCAGCGGCCCGGCAGCGGCTCGGCCACCTCTGCGGTCGGGACCCGTCCGCGCTCGACGAGCCGGAGTTGGCCCGCGCCACCGTCGAGTCGGTGGCCGAGAACACTTCGGACGCGGTCGTCGCCCCGCTGCTGTGGGGTGCCGTCGCGGGGCTGCCCGGCCTGCTCGGTTACCGCGCGGCGAACACCCTCGACGCGATGGTGGGCCACCGCTCGCCCCGGTACGCCCGGTTCGGCACCCCTGCCGCCCGCCTCGACGACCTGCTCAACCTGGTGCCCGCGCGACTGACAGGCCTGCTCACCGTCGCGGTCGCGCCCACCGCGCACGGCGACCGGGAACGGGCGTGGCGGGTGTGGCGCCGGGACCGCAACGACCACCCCAGCCCGAACGCCGGGCAGTGCGAGGCGGCGATGGCCGGCGCCCTCGGCGTACGGCTGGGTGGGCGCAACGTCTACTTCGGGCGCTCCGAGGTGCGCCCGTTCCTCGGCGACGGCCCTCGGCCCGAGGCGCGGCACCTCAAGCGGGCCGCCCGGATCTCGGGCGCGGTCGGGCTGGCCGCGCTCGTGCTGGCCGCCGCGTACCCGCTGACCCTCGGCCGGCTGGCGGGCGCCGTCGGCCGGCGCGCCGCGGGCCGGGTCACCTTCGGGCGGCGTGCCGCGGGCCGGGTCACCTTCGGGCGGCGCGGCCTGGGCCGGGGCACCGCCGGAGGGCACCTCGCCGGAGGCGTCGGGGGCGGGGCGGGGCGGGGGAGCGAGCGGTGA
- a CDS encoding septum formation family protein — MRRVLGVTASAVLVATALSGCGNPPGTDGDLTDDWRPVAEARQFAPRAGECHVNAEPTAYLTSHQPVDCAKAHLVETFHIGTFTGDLAARPIPPRVGSAAMRSAFTECDAKAKEFVGGDWRDGRLTVQVAPTSPAGWAGGSRWYRCDLFELNPLDDTGDAAVNRAGSLRGALRASTPLRHGCAEAGEWGHLLTVPCTKVHRYEYVGVWMAPNASYEDATKDEDAVHTKCRSVIARYAKVPVDRMLRYRTGSTYRFPSEEAWARGDRGVRCWYWSSGKKLTRSIAGGGTKALPVN, encoded by the coding sequence ATGCGACGCGTGCTGGGCGTCACGGCTTCGGCCGTGTTGGTCGCGACGGCGCTGAGCGGGTGCGGCAACCCGCCCGGCACGGACGGGGACCTGACCGACGACTGGCGGCCGGTGGCCGAGGCCCGCCAGTTCGCGCCGCGGGCCGGTGAGTGCCACGTGAACGCCGAGCCGACCGCATACCTCACCAGCCACCAGCCGGTCGACTGTGCAAAGGCGCACCTGGTCGAGACGTTCCACATCGGCACGTTCACCGGTGACCTCGCCGCCCGTCCGATCCCGCCGCGCGTCGGGTCGGCGGCGATGCGGTCCGCGTTCACCGAGTGCGACGCCAAGGCCAAGGAGTTCGTCGGCGGCGACTGGCGCGACGGCCGGTTGACGGTGCAGGTGGCGCCCACGTCGCCGGCCGGCTGGGCGGGCGGCAGTCGGTGGTACCGGTGCGACCTGTTCGAGCTCAACCCGCTCGACGACACCGGCGACGCGGCCGTCAACCGGGCGGGCAGCCTCCGGGGCGCGCTGCGGGCGTCCACCCCGCTCAGGCACGGCTGCGCCGAGGCGGGCGAGTGGGGGCACCTGCTGACCGTCCCGTGCACGAAGGTCCACCGCTACGAGTACGTCGGCGTCTGGATGGCCCCAAACGCGTCCTACGAGGACGCGACGAAGGACGAGGACGCCGTCCACACGAAGTGCCGGTCGGTCATCGCCCGCTACGCGAAGGTGCCGGTCGACCGCATGCTGCGGTACCGCACGGGGAGCACGTACCGGTTCCCGTCGGAAGAGGCGTGGGCGCGCGGCGACCGGGGGGTCCGCTGCTGGTACTGGTCCAGCGGGAAGAAGCTGACCCGGTCGATCGCCGGTGGTGGGACGAAGGCCCTGCCGGTCAACTGA
- the ssb gene encoding single-stranded DNA-binding protein, translating into MFDTYVTIVGNVLTAPEWRRTTQSGTLVANFKVASTARRLDRDSGRWVDGNSLRVRVNCWRKLAEGVASSVMVGDPVVVCGRLYTRDWTDDAGNHRTLYELEAVAVGHDLARGRSRFQRNRPTMTTSTVEDIEAEHRVHGEATEPVPDGDAPALPDRRPLDDEFEPDFDAYPAGRGLPAAVDGSLDPFDDPMDDAHGEEPDVPEPQTDGPTPMSGPSEVRAGEPGLSSEESEAGVSQAGRGRRGRGRVPQPA; encoded by the coding sequence ATGTTCGACACCTACGTCACGATCGTGGGCAACGTGCTGACCGCGCCGGAATGGCGTCGTACCACCCAGAGCGGCACCCTGGTGGCCAACTTCAAGGTCGCCTCGACCGCCCGCCGACTCGACCGCGACAGCGGTCGCTGGGTCGACGGCAACAGCCTGCGCGTCCGGGTCAACTGTTGGCGCAAGCTCGCCGAGGGGGTGGCGTCCTCGGTGATGGTCGGCGACCCCGTGGTGGTCTGCGGCCGGCTCTACACCCGCGACTGGACCGACGACGCCGGCAACCACCGCACGCTCTACGAGTTGGAGGCGGTCGCCGTCGGTCACGACCTGGCCCGGGGCCGCAGCCGGTTCCAGCGCAACCGGCCGACGATGACGACCAGCACGGTCGAGGACATCGAGGCCGAGCACCGCGTGCACGGTGAGGCGACCGAGCCGGTCCCCGACGGGGACGCCCCTGCCCTGCCGGACCGCCGACCGCTCGACGACGAGTTCGAGCCCGACTTCGACGCGTACCCCGCCGGGCGTGGCCTGCCGGCCGCCGTCGACGGGTCGCTCGACCCCTTTGACGATCCGATGGACGACGCCCACGGCGAGGAGCCCGACGTCCCGGAGCCGCAGACCGACGGCCCGACGCCGATGTCCGGCCCGTCGGAGGTGCGGGCGGGGGAGCCGGGCTTGTCGTCCGAGGAGTCCGAGGCGGGCGTCTCGCAAGCCGGCCGTGGCCGCCGGGGCCGGGGGCGGGTGCCGCAGCCCGCGTGA